The following proteins come from a genomic window of Gehongia tenuis:
- a CDS encoding YgeY family selenium metabolism-linked hydrolase, which produces MKFEEMKDDLIRLAQKAVQTRSYSNEEGELARLFAEEMRRLGYDEVRIDSTGNVIGRIGSGGTILHFDGHMDTVQVNDAPLWKHPPFSGEIAEGALWGRGSVDMKSALSAAIYGAALARDRGALAGKTVYVTGTVCEEYCDGVNLQHLYEELALKPDYCIICEPSGNKITLGHKGKAQVRIITRGVSAHGSAPEKGKNAVYEMAEIIERVDQLNRSLCRAGGPSGTIVLSDISCVSASLNAVPSQCSIYLDRRLALGETLDQVRSEMDQLVAGKDAYWEVGTLHHTSWTGKPLDYEPMHDPWIIGKDQPLTRALIRSCAEVYGTEPDFFDFWDFGTNAITPVAMGVPTIGFGPGEYKLAHMLNEHCPLEQITDACRVYARLIENL; this is translated from the coding sequence AACTCGCCCGGCTTTTTGCGGAAGAGATGCGCCGTCTAGGCTACGATGAGGTTCGGATCGATTCCACCGGCAACGTCATCGGCCGGATCGGCAGCGGCGGCACCATCCTCCACTTCGACGGCCACATGGACACCGTTCAGGTCAACGACGCACCCCTTTGGAAGCATCCGCCCTTCTCCGGCGAGATTGCAGAGGGCGCCCTATGGGGCCGGGGCTCCGTTGACATGAAGTCCGCCCTCTCAGCCGCGATCTATGGTGCGGCGTTGGCCCGGGACCGGGGTGCACTGGCAGGGAAGACCGTGTACGTCACCGGCACGGTGTGCGAGGAATACTGCGACGGCGTAAATCTGCAGCATCTCTATGAGGAGCTTGCCCTAAAGCCGGACTACTGCATCATCTGCGAGCCCAGCGGCAACAAGATCACCCTGGGACACAAGGGCAAAGCCCAGGTCCGCATCATCACCCGCGGCGTATCCGCCCACGGCTCCGCCCCCGAGAAGGGCAAAAACGCCGTATATGAGATGGCCGAGATCATTGAGCGGGTGGACCAGCTCAATCGTTCCCTCTGCCGCGCCGGCGGCCCCTCGGGCACCATCGTGCTTTCGGATATTTCCTGTGTCTCCGCGTCCCTTAACGCGGTTCCCAGTCAGTGCAGCATCTATTTGGACCGGCGGCTGGCCCTGGGGGAGACATTGGATCAGGTGCGTTCGGAGATGGACCAGCTGGTGGCGGGCAAGGACGCCTATTGGGAAGTGGGTACCCTTCACCACACCTCCTGGACGGGCAAACCGCTGGACTATGAGCCCATGCATGATCCCTGGATCATTGGAAAGGATCAGCCTCTGACCCGGGCGCTCATCCGTTCCTGCGCCGAGGTCTACGGCACGGAACCGGACTTTTTCGACTTCTGGGATTTTGGCACCAACGCCATCACTCCGGTGGCCATGGGCGTACCCACCATCGGTTTTGGGCCCGGTGAATATAAACTTGCCCACATGCTGAACGAGCATTGTCCCCTGGAGCAGATCACCGATGCCTGCAGGGTCTATGCCCGGCTGATTGAAAATCTATAG